Proteins from a genomic interval of Oncorhynchus kisutch isolate 150728-3 linkage group LG28, Okis_V2, whole genome shotgun sequence:
- the LOC109873021 gene encoding pterin-4-alpha-carbinolamine dehydratase 2 yields MPGLMFTLRASSVWPCAYQRLGNVLLPRYISKMSGDPNWLPPADREQLLMELKATGWVEVEERDAIYKELHFKTFNQAFGFMSRVALQAEKMNHHPEWFNVYNKVQITLTTHDCGGLSKRDIKMAKFIDKVTL; encoded by the exons ATGCCTGGGTTAATGTTTACTCTCAGGGCTAGCAGTGTATGGCCGTGTGCATATCAGAGACTGGGCAACGTACTACTGCCcagatatatatccaaaatg TCTGGAGACCCCAACTGGTTGCCCCCAGCTGACAGAGAACAGCTGCTAATGGAGCTGAAGGCTACTGgctgggtagaggtggaggagcgGGATGCCATCTACAAAGAGCTCCACTTCAAAACCTTTAATCAG GCCTTTGGCTTCATGTCCCGAGTGGCTTTGCAAGCAGAGAAGATGAACCACCATCCAGAGTGGTTCAACGTTTATAACAAG GTCCAGATAACACTAACTACGCATGACTGTGGAGGATTGTCCAAACGGGATATCAAGATGGCCAAGTTTATTGACAAAGTTACCTTGTAG